One stretch of Phycisphaerae bacterium DNA includes these proteins:
- a CDS encoding DUF2961 domain-containing protein translates to MKWNLVLIPSAIALFTIALAASAEQVARGYPDPFQLTDPKDFSAHRVSSNNADWDSNDDSKRPIPGETTVLADLQGPGVVTHLWVTIADNEYGWPRLLRLRVYYDGSETPSVDTPIGDFFAVGHGIEQEVRSEMVRDSSDGRARNCYWPMPFRKSCKITVTNEGRRRVTCLYYHVDWNKIPSLPDDTLYFHARYRQRMPAPSDGSLYEFLKVTGRGHYVGTVLSVVQAEAGWFGEGDEFFWIDGQSKPSIEGTGSEDYFNDAWGLHVNDGPYYGVTVAEGTDLGSRMTAYRWHLLDPVPFTRSLRFEIEHKGWTYNPDGSVKSAFGERTDLMSSVAFWYQQGIAQDQPPLPYGPARLPQGNALQIEVEKAIDQVKAEGGRVSISPELFWSKDVILFQAEGKDARIELPFDVPEDGNYEIYTEVAQASDYGVYTVLLDGKPAGAAQLEHEPGADLRPRTQFDGYALETYVGLAHQVGWPRLTKGRHTLTYLCLGKREASSGYNVGIDSIILAKVGPEAWAAAAKVQAPRVPAGEATDLGKALTSDPDPVVRGLAAIALRDRGQGALPALKNLIAALKDQDPNVRLMSGNGIAGIGQDAAPAVQALIDASSVKGEEVQVLRSYATALGSIGKPAAIPALPVLKQMAKIPRVRWAAQAAIKNLE, encoded by the coding sequence ATGAAGTGGAACCTCGTGCTCATTCCGTCGGCGATCGCACTGTTCACCATCGCCCTGGCCGCCAGTGCCGAGCAGGTCGCGAGAGGGTATCCCGACCCCTTCCAACTGACCGATCCGAAGGACTTCAGCGCTCACCGGGTATCGTCCAACAACGCCGACTGGGATTCGAACGACGACAGCAAGCGACCCATCCCCGGAGAGACCACCGTCCTGGCCGATCTGCAGGGACCAGGCGTGGTCACCCACCTGTGGGTCACGATCGCGGACAACGAATACGGCTGGCCGCGGCTCCTCCGGCTGCGGGTGTACTATGACGGAAGCGAGACCCCCAGCGTGGATACCCCGATCGGCGATTTCTTCGCGGTCGGACACGGAATCGAACAGGAGGTCCGCTCCGAGATGGTTCGCGACAGCTCCGACGGCCGGGCCCGCAACTGCTACTGGCCCATGCCCTTCCGCAAGTCGTGCAAGATCACCGTGACCAACGAAGGCCGTCGCCGGGTGACCTGCCTGTACTACCACGTCGACTGGAACAAGATCCCGTCACTGCCGGACGACACGCTCTACTTCCACGCCCGCTACCGCCAGAGGATGCCCGCTCCATCGGACGGCTCGCTCTATGAGTTCCTGAAGGTCACCGGTCGAGGCCACTACGTCGGCACAGTGCTGTCTGTGGTTCAGGCCGAGGCCGGCTGGTTCGGCGAAGGGGACGAGTTCTTCTGGATCGACGGCCAGTCAAAACCCTCCATCGAAGGGACGGGAAGCGAGGACTACTTCAACGACGCCTGGGGATTGCACGTCAACGACGGCCCCTACTACGGCGTGACCGTCGCCGAAGGAACCGACCTGGGTTCGCGAATGACCGCCTATCGCTGGCACCTCCTGGACCCGGTGCCGTTCACTAGGTCGCTCAGGTTCGAGATCGAGCACAAGGGCTGGACCTACAACCCGGACGGTTCGGTCAAGTCGGCGTTCGGCGAACGCACCGACCTGATGTCCAGCGTCGCATTCTGGTACCAGCAGGGCATCGCCCAGGATCAGCCGCCGCTACCCTACGGACCCGCGCGACTCCCCCAGGGCAACGCCCTGCAGATCGAAGTGGAAAAGGCGATCGACCAGGTCAAGGCCGAGGGCGGCAGGGTCTCGATCTCGCCCGAGCTGTTCTGGTCCAAGGACGTGATCCTGTTCCAGGCCGAGGGCAAGGACGCGAGAATCGAGCTCCCCTTCGATGTGCCTGAGGACGGCAACTACGAAATCTACACCGAAGTCGCCCAGGCGTCGGACTATGGCGTCTACACCGTCCTGCTCGACGGCAAACCGGCCGGAGCGGCTCAGCTCGAGCACGAACCCGGCGCCGACCTGCGCCCACGAACCCAGTTCGACGGCTACGCACTCGAGACCTACGTCGGGCTCGCTCACCAGGTCGGCTGGCCGCGACTCACCAAGGGCCGCCACACGCTCACCTACCTGTGCCTGGGCAAGCGCGAGGCGTCAAGCGGCTACAACGTGGGCATCGACAGCATCATTCTGGCCAAGGTCGGCCCGGAAGCCTGGGCGGCGGCCGCGAAAGTCCAGGCCCCACGCGTACCCGCCGGCGAAGCGACTGACCTCGGCAAGGCCCTGACCTCCGATCCCGATCCGGTGGTTCGCGGACTGGCCGCCATCGCCCTGCGCGACAGGGGCCAGGGCGCCCTCCCGGCCTTGAAGAACCTGATCGCCGCCTTGAAAGACCAGGATCCCAACGTACGGCTCATGTCAGGCAACGGGATCGCGGGCATCGGCCAGGACGCGGCCCCCGCCGTGCAGGCCCTGATCGACGCCAGCTCGGTCAAGGGCGAAGAGGTCCAGGTGCTGCGCTCGTACGCCACCGCCCTG